One Physeter macrocephalus isolate SW-GA chromosome 19, ASM283717v5, whole genome shotgun sequence genomic window carries:
- the LOC102994041 gene encoding 60S ribosomal protein L31-like, producing MAPTKKGGEKKKGRFTINKVVTREYTINIHRCFHGMGFKERASRALREIRKFAVKETGTPDVRIDARLNKAIWAKRIRNVPYRIHVRLSRKYDDGEDSPNKF from the coding sequence ATGGCTCCCACAAAGAAGGGTGGTGAGAAGAAGAAGGGCCGCTTCACCATCAACAAGGTGGTGACCAGAGAATACACCATCAACATTCACAGGTGCTTCCACGGAATGGGTTTCAAGGAGCGTGCCTCTCGGGCACTCAGAGAAATCCGGAAATTTGCAGTGAAGGAGACGGGAACTCCAGATGTACGCATTGACGCCAGGCTCAACAAAGCCATCTGGGCCAAAAGAATAAGGAATGTTCCATACCGTATCCATGTGCGGTTGTCCAGAAAGTATGATGACGGTGAAGATTCACCAAACAAGTTCTAA